The Fimbriimonadia bacterium region CCTACTACGCCTCCGCTTACCAGCCTCGACAGGGATTTGCGCACCATGAGACGGCTCTCCTGTCGCTTGGCCACCTGCCATTTCCCTCTAAAGTGGTGGAACTTCCTATCTAAGGCTCGTGCCCGAAAGTTCTGCGAGGTGTGGCAGAAGCTGACAGCCGACTTGGAGGCGACGTGGACAACGGTCATCCCGTACATGAGAGCGCAGCGGACTACAAAACTCCGGCAGAGGCTCGACAGCCTGCTTTCGTCAGCACGGCCGCACCTGAGTCGACTGACTTCGGCGCTGTCGGCGGGAACGCGAGAGCGGCACCGGTGCTTCGAGACGTTAGTACGACTCGGGTTCCCCGTCGCAGTCACGAATCTGGCAGTGTCGTCGAATCTTCCGCTGCGCCGTGGTATGTTCGACGTGCTGATCGTGGATGAGGCCTCGGCATGCGACCCGGCATCGCTGATACCTCTCCTCTACCGCGCCAAGAGGGCCGTCATCGTAGGCGATCCGCATCAGCTGACACATATCTTTCAGCGAAACGTGGAGCAGGTGGTACCCGTGCCGCAGCTCCGCTCGGTGGAAGGAGCCGTTGTTGCCGCGTCGTTCTCGGCATCGAGTTTTCACCTAGCCTCTCAGATAGCTTCCGCGTCATCTCAGCGAACCCTTCTCGATCACTTTCGCTGTCCACCACCCATCATTCGTTTTGCGAGCAGCAGGTTCTACGCTGGCACTCTCAGGATTCGTACGCCGGAGCGTCCAGATGCAATCACCTCTCACTGCGTCGAGGGTTCGCATACTACCGTGCGCGGACGTAGCAAGACGAACCAGAACCAAGTGAGAGCAGTGTGCGAGCTACTCGTAGCACTGGCAGAGCAATGCCCCGGTGAGAGCCTCGGTGTAGTAACCCCGTGGCGTGCGTTCAAGGAGGATGTACGTCGAGAGCTCTCGGCGAATCCCCTCCTTCAGCGAGACTCGGAAGCGGCAGGCTGATCGCAGACACCGCCCATGGTTTTCAGGGTACGGAGGTGGACAATGTCGTCTTTGCGACAGTGCTAGGCGATGACGCGGACAGTGCCGCGCTGTCATGGCTCGAGAACCCGAATCTGTTCAACGTCGCCATCACTCGGGCACGAAAGAGGTTGATAGTGGTAGGGAGCCCTGTTGTCCTTGCCAGCACGAAGTCTCGACTCCTCCGCGCCCTGTTGACCACGTGCGACACGGAAGACGAGATCACGAACGCCGGAGGTACGCTACACCCCATCGGGTCCTGGCTTCAATCCCTAGGTCTTTCGGTGATACCCAACAAACAGTGCCGCGGCTTCCCAGTGACGATGCACGGTGTAGCTGGTAGTACGCAATGGTGCCTGCGGATGCTCGAGTGGGACGATCTGACCATGGACAGCGCAATCGAGATGCTGCGGGTAACGACGGACAGGTATGACTTGGAAGCTTTGGGGGTCAAGTATCTTATCGTGCCGCCAGTCGGGGCTCAGGATGTAGTAACACGTTGGCTGGCGGAGAACGCTCTCGTACCAGGTATCTGAAGGGTCCGCAGGCAACACGTCAGAAGTCTATGACGATGCTGTAGACCCCGTCGGAGAGCTTGCTTTGCACCTTCAAGCCACTCTTATTGAGGACGGCGATCATGGCTCGGTTCTCACGCAGGACCTCGGCAGTGAAGCCACGGATACCGTTACGCCGCGCGATCTCGGCGAGGTATTTCAGCATGAAGCTGCCGATACCCTTGCGCTGCCACTTGTCGCGTACCAGGAAGGCGACCTCCGCACGGTTGGTCTTCGGGTCGAGGTAGTAGCGCCCGACCGCGATGATCTCCTCGCCGTGTGCCTCGGGCAGCGTCGCCACGATTGCCACCTCGTTGCGGTGGTCTATGTACACGAAGTCCTGAACTTGCTTCTGAGGTAGCTTCTTCATCGTGCGCATGAACCGGTAATACACTGTCTGCTCCGACAGGTCGTAGAAGAGGTCGCGCACGTTAGGCTCGTCCGTGGGGTGGATGGGTCGGAAGTTGACCTGAGTGCCATCGGCGAGGAGCATGGATGTCCGCAGTTCCTCCGGCCCGACGATGATCCGTCCCTCGACGTCGCGCATGCCCGGGCGGATATACTTGCACTCGATGGCTTCCCGGAAGAGCTGGGCGCGAAAGTCGGGGTGTGCAATGCTGATCAGTGCCAGCGCTCGCTGCTGTACCGTCTTGCCATGGAGGTATGCAACGCCATACTCCGTCACCACATAATGCACGTCGCCGCGTGTCGTCACCACGCCCGCACCAGGGCTTAGCACTGAGACGATCCTGGAAACGGTACCATTCTTAGCGGTCGAAGGCAACGCGATGATCGCCCTACCGTCCTCCGCACGCGCGGCACCGCGGTTGAAGTCCACCTGGCCGCCGATGCCCGAATAGAACCGAGTGCCAAGCGAGTCCGCACACACCTGACCCGTCAGGTCCACTTGTAGCGCCGTGTTGATGGCCACCATCTTGTACTGCTGCGAAATCACATACGGATCGTTCACATATTCCGTGGGGCGCAAGCAGAAGGACGGGTTGTTGTCTATGAAGTCGTACACCTTCCGCGAGCCCACCACGAAACTTGCCACTACCTTTCCGCGGTCGGTAGTCTTGCGGGACCCGTTGATCACTCCCCGTCCCACCAGCTCGACGATGCGGTCGGAGAACATCTCCGTGTGCACACCGAGGTCTTTCTTGTCCTTCATGAACTCCAGAACTGCCTGGGGGATTCGACCGATGCCAAGCTCGATGGTCGCCCCGTCGTCTACCAACGATGCTACGTACTCACCGATGCGCGTCGTTACCTCGGTCAGCTCCACCGGCCGCACCTCCATCAGTGGCACGTCCACTGGTACGAGGTAGTCGATCTCCTCGGCGGAGAGGAAGGTGTCACCGAGGGTGCGCGGCATCTGCGGATTCACCTGTGCTATCACCATCGAGGCATTCTCGGCGGCCGCCTTCGTGATATCCACGGAGATGCCTAGGCTACAGCGTCCGCGCGAGTCGGGCGGGCTTACTTGTACGAGCGCTACGTCCAGCGGGTACTGACCCGTGCGAAACAAGCGGGGGATCTCGGAGAGGAAGATGGGAGTGTAGTCCCCCAGACCCTCCTGAATCACGTCGCGTACGTTCTCGGCGATGAAGAAGCTGTTCACTCGGAACTGCTCGGCCAATTCCTTCTCCGCATAGGGGGCCTCGCCCATAGTAAGTAGGTGAACGATCTCGGTATCCGCCAGCTCGTTCGCGCGAGCGACCAGCG contains the following coding sequences:
- a CDS encoding GNAT family N-acetyltransferase; the protein is MNHEKQVSYDPEWQVKYKSQIRTAEQAVSHIRPGERVFIGSACGQPLELVRALVARANELADTEIVHLLTMGEAPYAEKELAEQFRVNSFFIAENVRDVIQEGLGDYTPIFLSEIPRLFRTGQYPLDVALVQVSPPDSRGRCSLGISVDITKAAAENASMVIAQVNPQMPRTLGDTFLSAEEIDYLVPVDVPLMEVRPVELTEVTTRIGEYVASLVDDGATIELGIGRIPQAVLEFMKDKKDLGVHTEMFSDRIVELVGRGVINGSRKTTDRGKVVASFVVGSRKVYDFIDNNPSFCLRPTEYVNDPYVISQQYKMVAINTALQVDLTGQVCADSLGTRFYSGIGGQVDFNRGAARAEDGRAIIALPSTAKNGTVSRIVSVLSPGAGVVTTRGDVHYVVTEYGVAYLHGKTVQQRALALISIAHPDFRAQLFREAIECKYIRPGMRDVEGRIIVGPEELRTSMLLADGTQVNFRPIHPTDEPNVRDLFYDLSEQTVYYRFMRTMKKLPQKQVQDFVYIDHRNEVAIVATLPEAHGEEIIAVGRYYLDPKTNRAEVAFLVRDKWQRKGIGSFMLKYLAEIARRNGIRGFTAEVLRENRAMIAVLNKSGLKVQSKLSDGVYSIVIDF
- a CDS encoding AAA family ATPase, encoding MGRLVYRLTVPKDDAWNCAFVGDTDALARCAQAALKKNAPVMFAVLVRVKEGRLQPVAGVLGRIASNAFEPDPQNLHVTSPLDSELPEDQLVALRDLFERAVRAGPTAFVNTVLSAASGLEVVHLAPDDDPYALEIGAVAFMPCLMVIEAEARYDQGLVRELTQIAEEPTAYAGCALEYLFAPRRGVGTPTLDDILRCLASPLSPTFAQAEVMALACHDPLVTVTGPPGTGKTLTIVALVAESLLRNESLLLASKINFAVDAAVALAERVLGPVLLRTGSETARTTLALQLANLSNTTTWPRTGILAQLPEEPTTPPLTSLDRDLRTMRRLSCRLATCHFPLKWWNFLSKARARKFCEVWQKLTADLEATWTTVIPYMRAQRTTKLRQRLDSLLSSARPHLSRLTSALSAGTRERHRCFETLVRLGFPVAVTNLAVSSNLPLRRGMFDVLIVDEASACDPASLIPLLYRAKRAVIVGDPHQLTHIFQRNVEQVVPVPQLRSVEGAVVAASFSASSFHLASQIASASSQRTLLDHFRCPPPIIRFASSRFYAGTLRIRTPERPDAITSHCVEGSHTTVRGRSKTNQNQVRAVCELLVALAEQCPGESLGVVTPWRAFKEDVRRELSANPLLQRDSEAAG